In one window of Desulforhabdus amnigena DNA:
- a CDS encoding efflux RND transporter permease subunit: protein MWIVRLALRRPYTFVVAALVLLLLTPFVLIRTPTDIFPDINIPVVSVVWVYNGLSAREVEERIIYNHERMISTLVNDIEHTESTAYNGAGVIKVFLQPGASVSDAVGQIAASGQTALRFLPPGVTPPFVIRYNASSVPILQYSLASHKFSEQELQDMAMNRIKIGLSTVRGASVPYPYGGKARVVAVDLDLPALQAKNLAPQDVVNAFNAQNFVLPSGTAKIGETEYNVSLDSNPAVLAALNDLPVKTVNGAVIRVGDVAQVHDGYQPQQNVVRLDGMRGVLLTILKTGAASTLRVVERVKNAMPLILSGLPSELEVKEFADQSLFVRAAVNSVVKEGLIAAALTAVMILLFLGSWRSTFIIALSIPLSVLSSLALLSALGETINLMTLGGLALAVGILVDDATVEIENVHRQMALGKPNIQAILDGAQEIALPAFVSTLCICIVFVPMFFLTGVARYLFVPLAEAVVFAMLASYALSRTLIPTLVMWFYRNVEYRGHAADPGAVSLWLRPFVALQIRFEQGFDRFREGYRTLLGMVLAHRIIFVIFFPAFCVGSWLLIPQLGQDFFPSVDAGHFRLHVRAHGGLRIEETTRLVDRVEAVIREAIPAKELGGILDNIGIPFGGVPLTYIDNGLTGTGDADILVSLLHDHQPTEGYVRRLRTRLNRDFPEATFYFLPADIVNQTINFGLPAPFDIQIMGREREKNRTIAGGIAEKIRKIPGAVDVRIQQPFDQPELHFAVDRIKASQIGLSERDVANSVLLSLSGSSQVQPNYWLNPQNGIQYPVSIRVPEYPMNSLSALHAIPVSANQPGKSDAQILANLASVQRRSGSPIYSHYNVMPVIDVFGGVSGRDLGGVLRDIAPIIEAAKKELPKGSSIMLRGQADTMNKSFTGLGTGLGLAIALIYLLLVVNFQSWLDPFIIITALPGALAGVVWGLYLTLTTLSVPALMGAIMSLGVATANSVLVVTFARNNLQQGHDPLTSAWEAGVGRLRPVLMTALAMILGMLPMSLALGEGGEQNAPLGRAVIGGLILATVATLFFVPVVFSLLHKNR from the coding sequence ATGTGGATTGTTCGTCTCGCATTGCGTCGTCCCTATACCTTCGTAGTAGCGGCGTTGGTGCTCTTGTTGCTGACCCCGTTCGTGCTGATTCGCACACCGACGGATATTTTCCCGGACATCAACATCCCGGTTGTGAGCGTAGTCTGGGTGTACAACGGTCTGAGCGCCCGCGAGGTGGAGGAGCGCATCATCTACAACCATGAGCGAATGATCAGTACCCTGGTCAACGACATCGAGCATACGGAGTCCACAGCCTACAACGGAGCCGGTGTGATCAAGGTGTTCCTCCAGCCCGGCGCTTCCGTTTCCGATGCAGTGGGGCAGATCGCAGCCAGCGGACAGACGGCGCTGCGCTTCCTGCCGCCTGGAGTCACCCCACCCTTTGTCATCCGCTACAATGCTTCCTCGGTGCCCATCCTTCAGTACAGCCTGGCCAGCCATAAATTCTCCGAGCAAGAGCTGCAGGACATGGCCATGAACCGCATCAAGATCGGTCTTTCGACCGTGAGAGGGGCTTCCGTGCCTTATCCGTACGGTGGAAAAGCACGAGTTGTGGCCGTGGATCTCGACCTGCCCGCCCTCCAGGCAAAGAACCTGGCGCCGCAGGATGTCGTCAATGCCTTCAATGCCCAGAATTTCGTTCTACCGAGCGGTACGGCGAAAATCGGCGAGACGGAATACAACGTTTCACTGGACAGCAATCCGGCAGTGCTTGCGGCTCTGAACGATCTACCCGTAAAGACCGTGAACGGCGCAGTGATCCGCGTCGGAGATGTGGCGCAGGTCCATGACGGCTACCAACCCCAGCAAAACGTCGTCCGGTTGGACGGCATGCGCGGCGTGCTGCTCACCATCTTGAAGACCGGCGCGGCCTCGACCTTGCGCGTTGTGGAAAGGGTAAAAAATGCCATGCCGCTGATCCTGAGCGGCCTTCCCTCCGAACTGGAGGTCAAGGAATTCGCCGACCAGTCGCTTTTTGTCCGTGCCGCTGTCAACAGCGTGGTGAAGGAGGGGTTGATCGCGGCAGCCCTGACGGCGGTGATGATTCTGCTCTTTCTGGGGTCCTGGCGGAGCACCTTCATCATCGCCCTTTCCATCCCTCTCTCGGTTCTGAGTTCCCTGGCCCTGCTCAGCGCACTGGGAGAAACCATCAACCTCATGACGCTGGGCGGTTTGGCGTTGGCTGTCGGGATTCTCGTGGACGACGCCACGGTTGAGATCGAGAACGTTCACCGTCAGATGGCTCTGGGAAAGCCCAATATTCAGGCCATCCTCGACGGAGCGCAGGAAATCGCCCTGCCGGCGTTCGTCTCGACGCTATGCATCTGTATCGTCTTCGTGCCAATGTTTTTTCTCACCGGAGTCGCCCGCTACCTCTTCGTCCCCTTGGCCGAAGCGGTCGTATTCGCCATGCTCGCAAGCTATGCGCTCTCGCGAACGCTCATCCCAACGCTTGTCATGTGGTTCTACCGCAACGTGGAATATCGAGGCCACGCGGCCGATCCCGGTGCGGTTTCCCTGTGGCTGCGCCCGTTCGTGGCCCTGCAGATCCGCTTTGAACAAGGTTTCGACAGGTTCAGGGAAGGCTACCGTACGCTCCTGGGCATGGTGTTGGCGCACCGTATTATTTTCGTGATCTTCTTCCCGGCGTTCTGTGTCGGGTCCTGGCTGCTCATCCCTCAGCTCGGCCAGGACTTCTTCCCGTCGGTCGATGCGGGCCACTTCCGGCTGCACGTTCGCGCCCACGGCGGACTGCGCATCGAGGAAACCACGCGGCTCGTGGATCGGGTCGAAGCCGTGATCCGGGAGGCGATCCCGGCCAAGGAGCTTGGCGGCATTCTCGACAACATCGGCATCCCCTTCGGCGGAGTGCCGCTCACCTATATCGACAACGGACTCACGGGAACCGGTGATGCGGATATTCTCGTTTCCCTCCTCCACGATCACCAGCCGACCGAGGGTTACGTGCGCCGGCTGCGCACCCGGCTCAATAGAGACTTTCCCGAAGCGACCTTCTATTTCCTGCCAGCCGATATTGTCAATCAGACCATCAACTTCGGATTGCCCGCACCCTTCGACATCCAGATCATGGGACGGGAGCGAGAAAAGAATCGGACCATTGCGGGGGGGATCGCCGAGAAGATTCGCAAAATCCCCGGAGCTGTGGACGTGCGAATCCAACAGCCTTTCGACCAGCCCGAGCTCCACTTTGCCGTCGACCGCATCAAAGCATCCCAGATCGGCCTTTCCGAACGTGACGTGGCCAACTCGGTGCTCCTGAGCCTTTCGGGCAGCAGCCAGGTACAGCCCAATTACTGGCTGAATCCGCAAAACGGGATTCAATACCCGGTGAGCATCAGGGTGCCGGAATATCCGATGAATTCCCTTTCCGCGCTCCATGCCATCCCGGTGAGCGCCAACCAGCCGGGCAAAAGCGATGCCCAGATCCTGGCCAACCTCGCCTCAGTCCAGCGAAGGAGCGGATCACCCATCTATTCCCACTACAACGTGATGCCGGTCATCGATGTCTTCGGCGGTGTGAGCGGCCGCGACCTGGGCGGCGTGCTGCGGGATATCGCCCCTATCATAGAGGCGGCTAAAAAAGAGCTTCCCAAGGGGAGTTCCATCATGCTGCGCGGCCAGGCGGATACGATGAACAAGAGCTTTACCGGTCTCGGCACCGGACTGGGGTTGGCGATAGCGCTTATCTACCTACTGCTGGTCGTCAACTTCCAGAGCTGGCTCGATCCGTTCATCATCATCACGGCCCTACCCGGCGCCCTGGCCGGCGTCGTGTGGGGGCTCTATCTCACCCTCACCACATTGAGCGTCCCCGCGTTGATGGGCGCCATCATGAGTCTGGGGGTTGCAACCGCAAACTCCGTCCTGGTGGTAACCTTTGCACGGAACAACCTCCAGCAGGGCCATGACCCTTTGACCTCCGCCTGGGAGGCAGGAGTCGGCCGATTGCGTCCGGTGCTCATGACGGCACTCGCCATGATCCTGGGCATGCTCCCCATGTCCCTTGCCCTGGGTGAAGGCGGCGAGCAAAACGCCCCGCTCGGCCGCGCGGTGATCGGAGGGCTCATTCTTGCTACCGTGGCAACTCTCTTCTTCGTGCCCGTAGTCTTCAGTCTGCTGCATAAAAATCGGTGA
- a CDS encoding efflux RND transporter periplasmic adaptor subunit, which yields MSRTPSSLPRSTDSLAYRFTHSPTHLFTVLTILIVIGLIAGLIPRASRQTELGAETVELSVPTVTVVSPKPGRPPTSLSLPAEIKPWIEAPIYARANGYLKRRLVDIGAHVKAGQLLAEIDTPELDQELERAKAQLAQAEAALELARITAARWANLLKTASVSEQENAEKQADFKLKTALADSARAEVRRQEKLQSFTRLTAPFAGTITVRNIDSGDLIVAGGGKELFHLAQTQKLRVFVQVPQAMAHSIAPGQTAQMLLPELPDREFPARVIRTAGAIAADSRTLPVELEVDNPKGEILAGSYGQIRFTEAKTEAALTLPANTIMFRTEGPQIGVVQDDGRVELRTVKLGRDFGQVIEIIAGVSAKDHVIVNPPESLVSGSTVVVSETPNEGKGQWK from the coding sequence ATGAGCCGAACCCCTTCATCTCTTCCCCGATCAACCGATTCCCTTGCTTACCGATTCACCCATTCACCGACTCACCTATTCACCGTTCTTACCATTTTAATCGTAATCGGTTTAATCGCAGGTCTCATACCACGAGCCAGCCGGCAAACGGAGCTGGGCGCCGAGACAGTGGAGCTTTCCGTTCCAACCGTAACTGTCGTTTCGCCGAAGCCGGGCCGGCCACCGACGAGCCTGTCCCTTCCCGCTGAGATCAAACCCTGGATTGAAGCACCTATTTATGCACGGGCCAATGGCTATTTGAAGCGGAGGCTTGTGGACATCGGCGCCCATGTCAAGGCTGGGCAGCTTCTGGCCGAAATCGATACGCCCGAACTCGATCAGGAGCTTGAGCGCGCAAAGGCCCAGCTTGCGCAGGCTGAAGCAGCCCTGGAGCTTGCCAGGATTACTGCAGCCCGGTGGGCCAATCTCCTGAAAACAGCCAGCGTGAGCGAGCAGGAAAACGCGGAGAAACAGGCCGATTTCAAGCTCAAGACCGCTCTTGCCGATTCGGCCCGGGCGGAAGTGAGGCGACAGGAAAAGCTCCAGTCCTTCACCCGCCTTACGGCCCCTTTTGCCGGCACCATTACGGTTCGCAACATCGATTCGGGAGACCTTATCGTAGCGGGTGGGGGCAAAGAGCTTTTCCACCTGGCTCAAACACAAAAGCTTCGGGTCTTCGTGCAGGTTCCGCAAGCGATGGCCCACAGCATTGCTCCAGGCCAGACCGCACAGATGCTCCTTCCAGAGCTTCCGGACAGGGAATTTCCGGCCAGAGTGATCCGCACAGCGGGTGCGATAGCGGCGGATTCGAGAACCCTGCCGGTGGAACTCGAAGTAGATAACCCGAAGGGTGAAATCCTTGCCGGAAGCTATGGGCAGATACGCTTCACCGAGGCGAAGACGGAGGCCGCACTGACGCTCCCTGCGAACACGATCATGTTCCGGACGGAAGGACCTCAGATCGGAGTTGTACAGGATGACGGCAGGGTCGAGCTGCGCACCGTGAAGCTTGGCCGCGACTTCGGGCAGGTGATCGAGATTATCGCGGGCGTGAGTGCAAAAGACCATGTCATCGTCAACCCTCCCGAATCTCTTGTCAGCGGCAGCACGGTGGTCGTTAGCGAAACGCCTAATGAGGGAAAAGGCCAATGGAAATAA
- a CDS encoding efflux transporter outer membrane subunit: protein MEISLHPFFCSPARTCRLLAFPLLLIVMAISGCAVGPDYQRPEATIVPEAFSGAEGEWKIAAPQAHLPKGNWWEIFNDPELNQLEADAAAANQDLKVAAARFEQARAVANVARSELFPRVGVAALPIWQHDSENRPAGGKPGQTYDNYTVPFDLSYELDLWGRVRRTVESSTAQQEAIADDVVAVRLAIQAEVAADYFTIRALDADKALLLSSIEVYRKSLALVRNRRAGGMVSDLDVAQAETVLKTAEAQLPDTALQRAKFQNALAVLTGKIASLFHVAERPLQMEPLVVPPGLPSELLERRPDIAAAERRMAAANANIGVAAAAFFPTVKFNGLAGFQGGEVGTLFDWPSRLWAVGPSLTLPLFQGGQLTANLRRAKAAYEESVAKYRGTVLAAFADVENNLAAEHLLAGQYDRVMDALKAARKQLEIANNRYTSGLVTYLEVATAQNVVLSTERASVRLCGQQLVATVALIKSLGGGWKEETVNR from the coding sequence ATGGAAATAAGCCTGCATCCTTTTTTTTGTTCCCCGGCAAGGACTTGCCGGCTTCTCGCTTTCCCTCTGCTGCTGATTGTGATGGCAATTTCCGGTTGTGCCGTCGGTCCCGACTACCAGCGTCCTGAAGCCACGATCGTTCCTGAAGCTTTTTCCGGCGCCGAAGGTGAATGGAAAATCGCCGCTCCCCAAGCGCATTTGCCCAAAGGCAACTGGTGGGAAATATTTAACGATCCGGAGCTCAACCAGCTGGAAGCCGATGCCGCAGCGGCCAACCAGGACCTCAAGGTGGCTGCCGCCAGGTTCGAGCAAGCCCGGGCCGTCGCCAATGTCGCGCGCTCCGAGCTTTTCCCCCGAGTGGGGGTTGCTGCACTGCCCATATGGCAGCACGACTCTGAAAACCGTCCTGCGGGAGGTAAGCCCGGCCAAACCTATGACAACTACACCGTGCCTTTCGATCTGAGCTATGAGCTGGATCTCTGGGGGCGAGTACGGCGCACGGTCGAATCCTCGACCGCTCAACAGGAAGCAATTGCGGACGATGTCGTAGCGGTAAGACTGGCCATACAGGCTGAAGTGGCAGCCGATTACTTCACGATTCGCGCCCTGGATGCCGACAAGGCACTGCTTCTCTCAAGCATCGAAGTCTACCGCAAGTCCCTCGCGCTAGTCCGAAACCGCAGAGCCGGCGGCATGGTCTCGGATCTCGACGTGGCGCAGGCGGAAACCGTCCTTAAGACCGCAGAAGCTCAACTGCCCGACACCGCGCTACAGCGCGCGAAATTTCAAAACGCACTTGCGGTGCTGACTGGAAAGATCGCCTCCCTTTTTCACGTGGCCGAGCGACCGCTCCAAATGGAGCCCCTCGTCGTTCCTCCCGGCTTGCCCTCCGAGCTGCTCGAGCGCAGGCCCGATATCGCCGCCGCCGAACGGCGAATGGCGGCGGCCAACGCCAACATCGGCGTGGCTGCGGCTGCATTTTTTCCCACCGTCAAGTTCAATGGGCTGGCCGGTTTTCAGGGTGGAGAAGTCGGTACATTGTTCGACTGGCCAAGCCGCCTCTGGGCCGTCGGACCATCTCTCACCTTGCCTTTGTTCCAGGGAGGCCAGCTCACCGCCAACCTTCGCCGGGCGAAAGCGGCATATGAGGAATCCGTCGCCAAATACCGCGGAACCGTGCTTGCTGCATTCGCGGATGTTGAAAACAATCTGGCGGCCGAGCATTTGCTTGCCGGCCAATACGACCGGGTTATGGATGCGCTGAAGGCCGCTCGCAAGCAGCTGGAAATCGCCAACAACCGTTACACCTCAGGCCTTGTGACATATCTCGAGGTCGCGACGGCGCAGAATGTGGTGCTTTCGACCGAACGTGCAAGCGTTCGGCTATGTGGTCAACAACTGGTTGCAACCGTGGCACTGATCAAATCCCTGGGAGGCGGCTGGAAGGAAGAAACGGTGAATCGGTGA
- the chrA gene encoding chromate efflux transporter: MNETRKQVAPSDVGRVKLWNIARTFLGIGLASFSLAALGEAKNWMTKKRRWFTDDEYMQGLGLSQLLPGAPTVNLSSYLGFRLRGLPGAAVATVCFLIPCFLLMLLLSHLYFRYGEMPVVSGLFHGLGALVVGLVFNTILNLWRSGVKTVFNWLMAAAGFAMVFWFKMGVIKILLITGVASIIMVLLTHRFPVLSHWIGSWNDLRRHLARSNVPTGDMKPRQVADDGAADYVSACSRVELPLHWSKVILLVFWLALILAVDLALIHLKPELMQMGSSFLRIGAVTFGSGYAMLPFIQNTVVSEFGWLTNQQFAVALALSLITPGPVTIISAFIGYKVAGIAGAALGMVNMYFPAWAMTTLVTAPYARAGQVVHVRQVIGGIVAAFIGTLVVVLIKISADTLVDIPTIVMAAGAFIVQRFVKVDTVWIVLGGALVSLAVFH, from the coding sequence ATGAATGAAACACGAAAGCAGGTTGCACCGTCTGATGTGGGGCGGGTCAAGCTCTGGAATATTGCCCGCACCTTCCTGGGAATCGGACTGGCTTCCTTCAGCCTGGCCGCACTCGGAGAAGCCAAAAACTGGATGACAAAAAAGAGGAGGTGGTTTACCGACGATGAATACATGCAGGGTCTGGGGCTTTCTCAGCTCCTGCCGGGAGCGCCCACGGTAAATCTATCGTCCTACCTGGGCTTCCGCCTGCGGGGTCTCCCCGGAGCGGCGGTCGCCACGGTTTGCTTTCTAATCCCATGTTTTCTGCTCATGCTGCTGCTCTCCCATCTTTATTTCCGGTACGGCGAGATGCCTGTGGTTTCAGGGCTTTTCCACGGCCTCGGCGCTCTGGTAGTGGGCTTGGTATTCAATACCATTCTCAATCTCTGGAGATCCGGGGTGAAGACCGTTTTCAACTGGCTGATGGCTGCGGCCGGCTTCGCCATGGTTTTCTGGTTCAAAATGGGGGTCATCAAGATCCTGCTCATCACCGGCGTTGCAAGCATCATCATGGTTCTGCTTACTCACCGATTTCCTGTACTCTCCCACTGGATCGGAAGCTGGAACGACCTGAGAAGGCACTTGGCGAGATCCAACGTTCCAACCGGCGACATGAAGCCCCGGCAGGTGGCCGATGATGGCGCTGCAGACTATGTTTCGGCCTGCAGTCGGGTCGAGTTGCCCCTGCATTGGAGTAAGGTTATCCTACTGGTCTTCTGGCTGGCCTTGATATTGGCCGTTGACCTGGCACTGATCCACTTGAAGCCGGAACTGATGCAGATGGGCAGCAGCTTTTTGCGGATTGGTGCCGTTACTTTCGGCAGCGGTTACGCCATGCTCCCCTTCATTCAGAACACCGTAGTCAGCGAGTTCGGTTGGCTCACCAACCAGCAGTTTGCGGTTGCACTGGCTCTGAGCCTGATCACACCGGGCCCTGTAACGATCATCAGTGCCTTCATCGGCTACAAGGTGGCCGGCATTGCCGGAGCAGCCTTGGGCATGGTGAACATGTATTTTCCCGCCTGGGCCATGACAACGCTGGTGACCGCACCATATGCCAGAGCCGGTCAGGTGGTCCATGTGAGGCAGGTGATCGGCGGCATCGTGGCTGCTTTTATCGGGACTCTCGTTGTGGTGCTGATCAAGATTTCAGCGGATACGCTGGTTGATATTCCCACGATAGTCATGGCTGCGGGGGCTTTCATCGTGCAGCGGTTCGTGAAGGTGGACACGGTGTGGATTGTGCTTGGCGGCGCGTTGGTGTCCCTTGCGGTTTTCCACTGA
- a CDS encoding universal stress protein, whose amino-acid sequence MNGRTCPIEKMKKLLVATDGTEASQGAVAAALELAKNCSVEMLAVAVVLTNPEDENAVPFVIAQAEKDMEQRVNAVKAMAEEAGIDCGVIVKRGDDPYWEIVNEAKKNKADMIVMGTHGRRGIKRFVMGSVTASVIGHAPCQVLVIPAHAKVDFGTILAATDGSKHGDAAVKEAIAIAKVCSSLLVVVSVASSDDEAPATKESVKQALVLADKEKVEKEGMVLRGNAGEAIVEAAEQKGAGLIVMGSHGRTGLMNLFMGSVTEYVLSHGNIPILVATAR is encoded by the coding sequence ATGAACGGACGGACCTGCCCGATTGAGAAGATGAAAAAGTTGCTCGTGGCAACGGATGGGACAGAAGCAAGCCAGGGGGCGGTTGCCGCTGCCCTGGAGCTTGCAAAGAACTGCTCGGTCGAGATGCTTGCCGTGGCGGTGGTTTTGACCAATCCCGAAGATGAAAACGCGGTACCCTTCGTCATCGCACAAGCAGAGAAGGATATGGAGCAAAGGGTCAATGCCGTCAAGGCCATGGCGGAAGAGGCGGGCATCGACTGCGGGGTCATCGTAAAGAGAGGAGACGATCCGTATTGGGAAATAGTCAATGAGGCGAAGAAGAATAAGGCGGACATGATCGTCATGGGTACCCATGGCAGGAGAGGGATCAAACGGTTCGTGATGGGAAGCGTTACGGCAAGTGTCATTGGGCATGCTCCGTGCCAAGTCCTCGTGATTCCTGCCCACGCAAAAGTTGACTTCGGGACCATCCTCGCAGCTACGGATGGTTCGAAGCATGGCGATGCGGCGGTTAAGGAGGCTATTGCCATCGCAAAAGTTTGCAGTAGCCTGCTTGTCGTTGTGTCTGTCGCCTCTTCCGACGACGAAGCGCCAGCCACCAAAGAGAGTGTCAAGCAGGCCCTTGTTCTTGCAGACAAAGAAAAGGTTGAGAAAGAGGGAATGGTTCTGCGTGGCAATGCCGGCGAAGCTATCGTGGAAGCTGCAGAGCAAAAGGGTGCCGGTCTCATAGTCATGGGAAGCCATGGAAGGACGGGCCTCATGAATCTTTTCATGGGCAGTGTGACGGAGTACGTCCTAAGCCATGGAAACATCCCGATCCTGGTGGCCACGGCAAGATGA
- a CDS encoding RNA polymerase sigma factor, with amino-acid sequence MEDPEFDLIRAIADGDETAFEKLVRRYQNPVITFIYRYVGDFYSAQDLTQEVFLRVFQAAPRFKPKAKVSNWVFRIAYNLAANELKHRKRMDGFHARISTEDPDFRGSPPASRTGARSRELEECLMAAMGRLPENQRAALLLRVDEGLSYLEISTILNVSVASVESLIFRARRRLKQLVRSSAEIPP; translated from the coding sequence ATGGAAGACCCCGAATTCGATCTCATCAGAGCTATCGCGGACGGAGATGAGACAGCCTTTGAGAAACTCGTAAGGCGCTATCAGAACCCTGTTATCACTTTCATTTACAGGTATGTAGGAGACTTCTATTCGGCTCAGGACCTTACCCAGGAGGTATTTCTACGGGTATTCCAAGCGGCGCCGAGGTTCAAGCCCAAAGCGAAGGTTTCCAACTGGGTATTCAGGATCGCTTACAACCTCGCTGCAAACGAGCTCAAGCACCGCAAGCGTATGGATGGTTTCCATGCCCGAATATCAACTGAAGACCCCGATTTTCGCGGAAGTCCGCCCGCAAGCCGTACGGGGGCAAGGAGCAGGGAGTTGGAAGAGTGCCTGATGGCCGCTATGGGCCGGCTTCCAGAAAACCAGAGGGCCGCTTTACTCCTTAGGGTTGACGAGGGACTGTCTTACCTGGAAATCAGCACGATCCTGAACGTCTCCGTTGCAAGCGTCGAATCCCTGATCTTCAGAGCGCGCCGCCGTTTGAAGCAACTTGTGAGATCCTCGGCCGAAATTCCCCCTTAG
- a CDS encoding zf-HC2 domain-containing protein, with protein MKCRQARAKISAYMDHELDAASSRQLESHLRRCVECREVLDDFQELNDMVLSLPKIELDPDFAVQMVRKVSGTGTASKIKQQVRSSLFERLSRIAEDFVDLVSSARSPSIGALDEFSDFPPLSMSYIYFNLMDLNALRRDRLKLECYEKL; from the coding sequence ATGAAATGTCGCCAGGCAAGAGCAAAAATTTCAGCTTACATGGATCACGAGCTCGATGCCGCGTCATCCCGGCAGTTGGAATCTCATCTCCGCCGGTGTGTGGAATGTCGCGAGGTGCTTGACGACTTCCAAGAACTGAATGACATGGTGCTTAGTCTGCCGAAGATCGAGCTGGATCCGGATTTCGCCGTCCAAATGGTCAGGAAGGTAAGCGGGACTGGCACCGCTAGTAAAATTAAGCAGCAAGTTAGATCATCCCTGTTTGAGCGGCTGTCTCGAATTGCCGAGGATTTCGTAGATCTGGTGAGTTCGGCGCGGTCCCCGTCCATTGGCGCCCTCGATGAATTCAGCGACTTTCCGCCCCTTTCCATGAGCTACATCTATTTCAATCTGATGGATCTTAATGCGCTGAGAAGAGATCGGCTCAAACTTGAATGTTATGAAAAACTGTGA
- a CDS encoding Spy/CpxP family protein refolding chaperone, whose translation MDLWSFLLGFVSAFVFLTVSLTAVYFHLKRARNCKACIRGYLDLIPDLTPEQKKAVQEIRRTFLPKVGQIRENMRRKRAELANLLFADPPDRSKIHSVARQILLYQSDLENEVIEHILEEKEILSPTQQRKFYEIIVEQFSSGGLGVHDVRGKV comes from the coding sequence ATGGATCTGTGGAGCTTTCTTCTGGGTTTCGTCTCGGCATTTGTCTTTCTAACGGTATCACTGACTGCGGTTTACTTTCACCTGAAGCGGGCCAGGAATTGCAAAGCCTGCATCAGAGGTTACCTCGATCTGATACCAGACCTCACACCGGAGCAGAAAAAGGCGGTGCAGGAAATCCGCCGCACCTTCCTGCCCAAAGTCGGCCAAATCAGGGAAAACATGCGCCGAAAGCGGGCAGAACTCGCAAATCTGCTCTTTGCCGATCCGCCCGACAGGAGTAAGATTCATTCCGTCGCCCGGCAGATCCTTTTGTACCAGTCGGACTTGGAAAACGAGGTGATCGAGCACATCCTGGAGGAAAAAGAGATTCTCTCTCCCACTCAGCAGAGGAAATTCTACGAGATCATCGTCGAGCAGTTCTCCTCGGGTGGGCTTGGGGTCCATGATGTACGAGGAAAGGTCTAA
- a CDS encoding helix-hairpin-helix domain-containing protein → MIDPRLYRAITLLAAIFFVVLLVRYFSAISTSDPPSPAPVIVEVLGAVNKPGIHLVESQNASSTVTVGEAIEAAGGLSKHTPGDIPLSFYKHEVQSGERISVTGEGETPPHFSVGPMDGGARLTLGKKLDLNQATEEELSLIPKMKPQFAVEIVKRRQGKRWNSVQELEEIAGVGPKTVEKWQDYLEANCREPIKP, encoded by the coding sequence TTGATAGATCCAAGACTATACCGCGCCATAACCTTGCTTGCCGCCATCTTCTTCGTGGTGCTCCTCGTCCGTTATTTCAGCGCGATTTCCACTTCGGACCCCCCTTCCCCGGCCCCCGTGATCGTCGAAGTCCTTGGAGCTGTAAATAAACCGGGAATACATCTTGTTGAAAGCCAAAATGCATCATCTACCGTCACGGTTGGGGAAGCCATAGAAGCTGCCGGGGGGTTGTCAAAACACACGCCCGGCGACATTCCCCTTTCCTTTTACAAACACGAAGTGCAAAGCGGCGAGAGGATAAGCGTAACCGGAGAAGGCGAAACTCCTCCCCATTTCTCAGTGGGCCCCATGGACGGAGGGGCCCGGCTGACTCTGGGGAAAAAGCTGGATTTGAACCAGGCGACAGAAGAGGAACTCTCCCTGATTCCGAAAATGAAACCCCAATTCGCCGTAGAAATCGTCAAGCGCCGACAAGGGAAGAGATGGAACAGCGTGCAGGAACTCGAGGAAATCGCAGGGGTAGGTCCTAAAACGGTAGAGAAGTGGCAAGATTACCTGGAAGCAAACTGCAGAGAGCCCATAAAGCCATGA